In Gossypium raimondii isolate GPD5lz chromosome 12, ASM2569854v1, whole genome shotgun sequence, a single window of DNA contains:
- the LOC105765446 gene encoding protein DEFECTIVE IN MERISTEM SILENCING 3 isoform X2 has translation MFPSNHQFSGQPRALAVVETTTTSIQVDLNDASLVSRDEVQNGGFSEAKSIMESSEKLQDDLRMLGVKIKQHEDSLKLLRNQKNKLDDTILDMQVTLGKYHSSSSPGVNKDESHLQSEHETTEQILQHEKSAAGILCQLKAHHGSQASHLSLTKDVLGVVATLGKVDDENLSRIFSEYLGVQTMLAVVCNTFEGVKALETFNQDGCIDKTSGLHGLAASIGRSLDGRFLVICLENLRPYAGDFVAEDRQRRLDLLKPRLPNGECPPGFLGFAVNMINVDSSNLSFVTASGEGLRETLFYNLFSHLQVYQTRAEMVRALPCISEGAVSLDGGMIRSNGVFSLGSREEVDVRFPKTSTMLEELESYSETEKQMIEMRWQKEKLEEDIKRELALLNTAKFNFERKKQDFVKFLAQNSTYATQFQAGRR, from the exons ATGTTTCCGTCCAACCACCAG TTTTCTGGTCAACCGAGGGCGTTAGCTGTTGTTGAAACCACCACAACTTCGATTCAAGTGGATCTGAACGATGCCTCTTTGGTTTCCAGGGATGAAGTGCAAAATGGAGGATTTTCAGAAGCCAAATCCATCATGGAGAGCTCTGAG AAACTTCAAGATGATCTTCGAATGTTGGGAGTGAAAATCAAGCAGCATGAGGATAGCTTAAAACTTCTGAGGAATCAGAAGAACAAATTAGATGATACCATACTTGATATGCAAG TTACGCTTGGCAAGTATCATTCTTCTAGTTCACCTGGTGTGAACAAGGACGAGTCCCACCTTCAAAGTGAGCATGAAACAACTGAACAGATTCTTCAGCACGAAAAGTCAGCAGCAGGAATTCTGTGTCAGCTGAAAGCTCATCATGGCTCCCAAGCTTCTCATCTGAGTTTGACAAAGGATGTACTGGGTGTTGTTGCTACACTTGGAAAAGTAGATGATGAAAATCTTAGTAG GATTTTCTCGGAATACCTAGGAGTGCAAACTATGTTGGCGGTTGTTTGTAATACTTTTGAAGGTGTTAAAGCTTTGGAAACATTCAACCAGGATGGTTGCATAGATAAAACTTCTGGTCTGCACGGGCTTGCAGCTTCTATTGGGAGGTCTCTAGATGGCCGATTTCTTGTAATTTGTCTTGAAAATTTAAG ACCTTATGCTGGTGATTTTGTAGCTGAGGACCGCCAGAGGAGACTTGATCTGTTAAAGCCAAGATTACCAAATGGGGAGTGTCCTCCAGGATTTCTTGGCTTTGCAGTGAATATGATTAATGTGGACAGCTCAAACTTATCTTTTGTCACTGCCAGTGGGGAAGGCCTTAGAGAGACCTTATTTTATAATCTGTTCTCCCATCTTCAAGTATACCAAACCAGGGCCGAGATGGTTCGTGCTCTCCCTTGTATAAGTGAAGGAGCAGTCTCTCTGGATGGTGGGATGATCAGAAGTAATGGCGTATTTTCCCTAGGCAGTCG GGAAGAGGTAGATGTGAGATTCCCGAAGACCTCTACAATGTTAGAAGAGCTAGAAAGCTACAGTGAAACCGAGAAGCAGATGATAGAGATGAGAtggcaaaaagaaaagttggAAGAGGACATCAAGAGGGAACTCGCGTTGCTGAATACTGCCAAGTTCAATTTCGAAAGAAAGAAGCAAGACTTTGTCAAGTTTCTTGCTCAAAACTCAACATATGCAACTCAG TTTCAGGCAGGAAGAAGATAG
- the LOC105765446 gene encoding protein DEFECTIVE IN MERISTEM SILENCING 3 isoform X1 encodes MFPSNHQFSGQPRALAVVETTTTSIQVDLNDASLVSRDEVQNGGFSEAKSIMESSEKLQDDLRMLGVKIKQHEDSLKLLRNQKNKLDDTILDMQVTLGKYHSSSSPGVNKDESHLQSEHETTEQILQHEKSAAGILCQLKAHHGSQASHLSLTKDVLGVVATLGKVDDENLSRIFSEYLGVQTMLAVVCNTFEGVKALETFNQDGCIDKTSGLHGLAASIGRSLDGRFLVICLENLRPYAGDFVAEDRQRRLDLLKPRLPNGECPPGFLGFAVNMINVDSSNLSFVTASGEGLRETLFYNLFSHLQVYQTRAEMVRALPCISEGAVSLDGGMIRSNGVFSLGSREEVDVRFPKTSTMLEELESYSETEKQMIEMRWQKEKLEEDIKRELALLNTAKFNFERKKQDFVKFLAQNSTYATQHQFQAGRR; translated from the exons ATGTTTCCGTCCAACCACCAG TTTTCTGGTCAACCGAGGGCGTTAGCTGTTGTTGAAACCACCACAACTTCGATTCAAGTGGATCTGAACGATGCCTCTTTGGTTTCCAGGGATGAAGTGCAAAATGGAGGATTTTCAGAAGCCAAATCCATCATGGAGAGCTCTGAG AAACTTCAAGATGATCTTCGAATGTTGGGAGTGAAAATCAAGCAGCATGAGGATAGCTTAAAACTTCTGAGGAATCAGAAGAACAAATTAGATGATACCATACTTGATATGCAAG TTACGCTTGGCAAGTATCATTCTTCTAGTTCACCTGGTGTGAACAAGGACGAGTCCCACCTTCAAAGTGAGCATGAAACAACTGAACAGATTCTTCAGCACGAAAAGTCAGCAGCAGGAATTCTGTGTCAGCTGAAAGCTCATCATGGCTCCCAAGCTTCTCATCTGAGTTTGACAAAGGATGTACTGGGTGTTGTTGCTACACTTGGAAAAGTAGATGATGAAAATCTTAGTAG GATTTTCTCGGAATACCTAGGAGTGCAAACTATGTTGGCGGTTGTTTGTAATACTTTTGAAGGTGTTAAAGCTTTGGAAACATTCAACCAGGATGGTTGCATAGATAAAACTTCTGGTCTGCACGGGCTTGCAGCTTCTATTGGGAGGTCTCTAGATGGCCGATTTCTTGTAATTTGTCTTGAAAATTTAAG ACCTTATGCTGGTGATTTTGTAGCTGAGGACCGCCAGAGGAGACTTGATCTGTTAAAGCCAAGATTACCAAATGGGGAGTGTCCTCCAGGATTTCTTGGCTTTGCAGTGAATATGATTAATGTGGACAGCTCAAACTTATCTTTTGTCACTGCCAGTGGGGAAGGCCTTAGAGAGACCTTATTTTATAATCTGTTCTCCCATCTTCAAGTATACCAAACCAGGGCCGAGATGGTTCGTGCTCTCCCTTGTATAAGTGAAGGAGCAGTCTCTCTGGATGGTGGGATGATCAGAAGTAATGGCGTATTTTCCCTAGGCAGTCG GGAAGAGGTAGATGTGAGATTCCCGAAGACCTCTACAATGTTAGAAGAGCTAGAAAGCTACAGTGAAACCGAGAAGCAGATGATAGAGATGAGAtggcaaaaagaaaagttggAAGAGGACATCAAGAGGGAACTCGCGTTGCTGAATACTGCCAAGTTCAATTTCGAAAGAAAGAAGCAAGACTTTGTCAAGTTTCTTGCTCAAAACTCAACATATGCAACTCAG CATCAGTTTCAGGCAGGAAGAAGATAG